In bacterium, the following proteins share a genomic window:
- a CDS encoding carbon-nitrogen hydrolase family protein translates to MRKLKVAMGQMMVEGAQPQANIARAVGMINAAGRQKCDVVVLPECLDLGWTHPCAAELAQTIPGPFSDVIVAAAKSAEIYVAAGLVERMNGRIFNTAIFISPTGEILLKHRKINELMIGPRMYSVGNSLAVAETPIGTFGLAICADNFPSSHAIGHVLGRMGARIILSPCAWAVDTNHDNVKDPYGGMWKASYAELAKLYDMSIVGVSNVGWMIGGPWKGRKCIGCSMAIGPCGTLLAQGPYGDNAQALVNVDVPIMPVSATGADIAPMLAAKGYEGG, encoded by the coding sequence CGAATATCGCTCGTGCCGTTGGAATGATAAACGCTGCCGGCAGGCAAAAATGTGACGTGGTAGTCCTTCCTGAGTGTTTGGATTTAGGATGGACCCATCCCTGCGCAGCCGAGCTTGCTCAAACTATTCCTGGGCCGTTTAGCGATGTGATTGTCGCCGCTGCTAAATCTGCTGAAATTTACGTTGCTGCAGGTTTGGTTGAACGTATGAACGGGAGAATTTTTAATACTGCCATCTTCATATCACCAACCGGTGAAATTCTCCTTAAGCACCGAAAAATAAATGAATTGATGATTGGCCCCAGAATGTATTCTGTTGGGAACTCGCTAGCTGTAGCGGAAACCCCGATAGGAACTTTTGGTCTCGCCATTTGCGCTGACAATTTTCCAAGTTCGCACGCGATCGGTCATGTGTTAGGGAGAATGGGCGCTAGGATAATTTTATCCCCATGCGCCTGGGCGGTTGATACCAATCATGATAATGTTAAAGACCCCTACGGCGGCATGTGGAAAGCTTCCTATGCCGAACTGGCCAAGCTTTATGATATGTCAATTGTCGGGGTAAGTAATGTCGGTTGGATGATAGGCGGACCGTGGAAAGGGCGCAAGTGCATTGGTTGTTCGATGGCAATCGGCCCATGCGGAACACTTTTAGCCCAAGGTCCTTATGGCGATAATGCTCAGGCATTAGTCAATGTCGATGTCCCTATCATGCCCGTCTCCGCCACCGGCGCCGACATAGCCCCCATGCTAGCCGCTAAAGGCTACGAAGGCGGATAG